The Pseudomonadota bacterium genome includes a window with the following:
- the frr gene encoding ribosome recycling factor, whose product MKSEILGELEEKLKKSLATLKKDLSKLRTGVASVSLLEDIKVTYYNQPTPLNQIATISVPDSRTITIQPWDNSIIGEIEKAIQKSDLGVTPISDGKIIRLAFPKLTEERRKELTKVGGKMLENTKVAARNIRRDINEKLKKMEKDKLLSQDDLHKHQEDVQKLTDKYIEMADKTYSDKEKEILEI is encoded by the coding sequence ATGAAGAGTGAAATACTTGGAGAGCTTGAAGAAAAACTAAAGAAATCACTTGCTACTCTTAAAAAAGACCTTTCAAAACTAAGAACAGGTGTTGCATCGGTTTCACTTCTCGAAGATATAAAGGTTACCTACTATAATCAGCCCACCCCGCTCAACCAGATCGCAACAATTAGTGTACCCGACAGCAGGACAATAACTATACAACCATGGGACAATTCCATTATAGGCGAGATTGAGAAGGCAATCCAGAAGTCAGATCTTGGGGTAACCCCGATATCAGATGGGAAGATAATCAGACTTGCCTTCCCAAAACTTACGGAAGAGCGGAGGAAGGAGCTTACAAAAGTCGGTGGAAAAATGCTTGAAAATACCAAAGTGGCAGCGAGGAATATAAGAAGGGATATAAATGAGAAGCTGAAAAAGATGGAAAAGGACAAACTCCTGTCACAGGACGATTTGCACAAACACCAGGAAGACGTTCAGAAACTTACCGATAAATATATTGAAATGGCAGATAAGACATACTCAGACAAAGAAAAAGAGATCCTGGAGATCTGA
- the dxr gene encoding 1-deoxy-D-xylulose-5-phosphate reductoisomerase yields the protein MKKKVLILGSTGSIGRATLEVIENQKDSFEVFGLACKGNIELLNAQIKKFKPGYVCVYDENMKKGIGFDKARILTGIRGIKELIDMDEEIVVNALPGSIGLEPTVHALKSHKVLALANKESLVMAGRIISRLVKEGTSTLIPVDSEHSALFQLMRTIKRKELKNIIITASGGPFKDYRKEDLEHVTSEEALNHPTWRMGTKVTLDSATLMNKGLEVIEARWLFDIKPPNINVLIHPESIVHGIIELVDGSFISYMAYPDMKIPISFAINEGKRCPLPFGKLNLKEFSQLSFYPPDTDRFPSLKLAFNALEAGDGALVAINASNEVASKAFIEGKIKFTDIPIFIEETLEHHPRVPVIEDIETIWEIHKWAQKYTEKKLGKLYA from the coding sequence ATGAAAAAAAAGGTATTGATACTTGGCTCTACCGGCTCTATAGGGAGAGCAACCCTCGAGGTAATAGAGAATCAGAAGGACTCATTTGAAGTATTTGGTCTTGCCTGTAAAGGGAACATAGAACTGCTGAACGCCCAGATTAAGAAGTTCAAGCCCGGATATGTGTGTGTATATGATGAAAATATGAAAAAAGGCATAGGTTTTGATAAGGCACGTATACTCACAGGCATCAGGGGCATAAAAGAATTGATAGATATGGACGAAGAAATTGTGGTAAACGCCTTACCCGGCAGCATTGGTCTCGAGCCAACCGTACATGCATTGAAATCCCATAAAGTCCTTGCCCTCGCAAATAAAGAGAGCCTTGTCATGGCAGGAAGGATCATATCAAGGCTGGTTAAAGAGGGTACATCAACCCTCATCCCTGTTGATAGTGAACACTCTGCCCTTTTCCAGCTCATGAGGACTATCAAGAGAAAAGAACTGAAAAATATTATCATCACTGCATCGGGTGGTCCGTTTAAAGATTATAGAAAAGAGGATTTGGAACATGTAACATCAGAAGAGGCGCTTAATCACCCTACCTGGAGGATGGGAACAAAGGTCACGCTCGATTCCGCAACCTTGATGAACAAGGGCTTGGAGGTAATCGAGGCAAGATGGCTATTCGACATAAAGCCACCCAATATAAATGTCCTCATCCATCCGGAAAGTATAGTCCATGGTATAATTGAATTGGTTGACGGTTCCTTTATATCATATATGGCATATCCTGATATGAAGATACCTATCTCTTTTGCAATAAACGAAGGAAAAAGATGTCCTTTACCCTTCGGCAAATTGAATTTAAAGGAGTTTTCTCAATTGAGCTTTTACCCTCCAGATACAGACAGGTTCCCATCGTTAAAACTTGCATTTAATGCCCTCGAAGCGGGGGATGGTGCCCTTGTTGCAATAAACGCCTCCAATGAAGTTGCATCAAAGGCGTTTATAGAGGGAAAAATAAAATTCACCGATATACCGATATTCATAGAAGAAACACTTGAACACCACCCAAGGGTACCGGTGATTGAAGATATTGAAACTATATGGGAGATTCATAAATGGGCACAGAAATACACAGAGAAAAAATTGGGGAAACTTTATGCTTAA
- a CDS encoding isoprenyl transferase: MYGLKNIKLPSHVAIIMDGNGRWARQRNLPRVEGHIHGMASVRDIVTTTTELNIPYLTLYAFSKENWSRPREEVKKLLELLEVYLEKEFPLMMEKGIRFNMIGEKKDFPRNLQLKLNDVTKKTAKNKGLFLNIALSYSGRKEIISAVRKILKDVKKNPARKIDERAFKKYLYTKDMPDPDFLIRTSGEMRLSNFLLWQMAYTEIYVTDTLWPDFRKEAYIEALKEFGRRERRFGSVKED, from the coding sequence ATGTATGGTTTAAAGAATATTAAGCTCCCGAGCCATGTTGCAATCATTATGGATGGTAATGGCAGATGGGCAAGACAGAGAAACCTCCCGAGGGTTGAGGGCCACATACATGGCATGGCGTCTGTACGGGATATAGTTACCACTACTACTGAACTAAATATACCGTATCTCACACTTTACGCATTTTCCAAGGAAAACTGGTCAAGACCGAGGGAAGAGGTAAAGAAACTACTTGAGCTTTTAGAGGTTTACCTTGAGAAGGAATTCCCTTTGATGATGGAAAAAGGTATAAGGTTCAACATGATAGGAGAAAAAAAGGATTTTCCCAGGAATTTACAACTGAAACTGAATGATGTGACAAAAAAAACAGCAAAAAACAAAGGTCTCTTTCTGAACATTGCTTTGAGCTATAGTGGAAGGAAGGAGATTATAAGTGCTGTGAGGAAAATTCTGAAAGATGTGAAAAAGAATCCTGCAAGAAAGATAGACGAGAGGGCATTTAAAAAGTACCTGTATACAAAGGATATGCCAGACCCGGATTTCCTTATTAGAACAAGCGGTGAGATGAGGCTAAGCAACTTTTTGCTCTGGCAGATGGCATACACAGAAATATATGTAACGGATACTTTATGGCCTGATTTCAGAAAAGAGGCATATATAGAAGCGCTCAAGGAGTTTGGAAGAAGAGAGAGAAGATTTGGAAGCGTAAAGGAAGATTAG
- the pyrH gene encoding UMP kinase, translating to MKYKRILLKLSGEALMGKNGYGIDPGTVRDISLQIRGLKETGAEIAIVVGGGNIYRGIRAEKQGIDRVTGDYMGMVSTVINAFALQDTLEKLGLPTRIQTALQMEDIAEPYIRRKAVKHLEKGRIVIFACGTGHPYFTTDTAAALRALEINADVIFKATKVDGVYDKDPEIHKNATFFHEISYREVLKKGLKVMDATAITLCMENNLPIVVFNIKGKDTMKRVAQGKHIGTIVRR from the coding sequence ATGAAATATAAAAGGATTCTTTTAAAATTGAGCGGTGAAGCCCTCATGGGAAAAAATGGTTACGGAATAGACCCGGGCACTGTAAGGGATATATCGCTTCAGATAAGGGGCTTAAAGGAAACCGGTGCAGAGATTGCAATCGTTGTAGGTGGTGGAAATATATACAGGGGCATAAGGGCAGAGAAACAGGGTATAGACAGGGTAACGGGTGATTACATGGGAATGGTTTCAACAGTCATAAACGCCTTTGCCCTTCAGGATACACTGGAAAAATTGGGTTTACCCACAAGAATACAAACAGCGCTCCAGATGGAAGACATTGCAGAACCATACATCAGGAGGAAGGCTGTAAAACACCTTGAAAAGGGCAGAATTGTAATATTCGCCTGCGGAACCGGGCACCCTTATTTTACGACAGACACCGCTGCCGCTTTACGGGCCCTTGAAATTAATGCAGATGTAATCTTTAAGGCTACAAAGGTAGATGGCGTATACGATAAAGACCCTGAAATTCATAAGAATGCAACGTTTTTTCATGAAATCTCATATAGAGAGGTTCTCAAAAAGGGCTTAAAGGTGATGGACGCAACAGCCATAACCCTTTGCATGGAAAATAATCTTCCCATTGTTGTATTTAATATAAAAGGTAAGGATACCATGAAAAGGGTAGCCCAGGGAAAACATATCGGGACTATCGTGAGGAGGTAA
- the tsf gene encoding translation elongation factor Ts: MEITAELVKKLREKTGVGLMDCKDALKQSAGDMEKAIEYLREKGLAKLQKRMGKLASEGLVASYIHTGGKIGAMVEVNCETDFVANTKEFQDFVKDIAMQITASNPLYIKREDITEEVKEKEKNIYRKQALESGKPEKIVDKIAEGKMEKFYQEVCLIEQSFIKNPDLTVKELLEELVIKLGENIVIRRFVRFQLGETLEE; this comes from the coding sequence ATGGAGATAACTGCAGAACTTGTGAAAAAATTGAGAGAAAAGACCGGCGTAGGGCTGATGGATTGCAAAGATGCATTAAAACAGTCCGCGGGTGATATGGAAAAGGCAATTGAGTATTTAAGAGAAAAAGGGCTTGCAAAATTACAGAAACGTATGGGGAAGCTTGCGTCAGAGGGTTTAGTTGCATCCTACATCCATACAGGTGGAAAGATTGGGGCCATGGTTGAGGTGAACTGTGAAACAGATTTTGTTGCAAATACAAAAGAATTTCAGGATTTTGTGAAAGATATCGCCATGCAGATTACCGCATCCAATCCACTTTATATAAAAAGAGAGGATATTACAGAGGAAGTGAAGGAAAAGGAGAAAAATATATACAGAAAACAGGCCCTTGAATCAGGCAAACCTGAAAAGATTGTTGATAAGATAGCCGAAGGAAAAATGGAGAAGTTTTATCAGGAGGTGTGCCTTATTGAGCAATCCTTCATAAAAAATCCTGACCTTACCGTGAAGGAGCTTCTTGAAGAACTCGTGATAAAGCTGGGTGAGAATATAGTGATAAGAAGGTTTGTCAGGTTCCAGCTCGGGGAGACACTCGAAGAATAG
- the rseP gene encoding RIP metalloprotease RseP, whose amino-acid sequence MLNILYGIIALSLLILVHELGHFLVAKIANVKILTFSLGFGKKLLSYKKGETEYAVSLVPLGGYVKLLGESPDDEVKEEEIHRSYAHKPPLVKILIAFTGPLFNILFAFVLFYLVFLSGYSVLSTKVGGVEKGYPAYEAGIKEGDIITRIEGKGIEEWGDLMGAMAEAPYRPLKFTVKRGNTSIDVMVMPKEIESKNIFGETIKRKVIGVIASNDFFTKKETLAGATSKAFYQTYNLSRITIVGIVKLIEGSISPKNIGGPLLILEMAGKQAKEGKKNLIYFIALISINLGIINLFPIPILDGGHILFHVIEIVTRRRMSEKWVDISQKIGMGILVALMVLAFFNDIMRMFYGK is encoded by the coding sequence ATGCTTAATATACTGTATGGCATAATCGCTTTGAGTTTACTTATTCTTGTTCATGAACTCGGCCATTTTCTTGTTGCAAAGATTGCAAATGTGAAGATATTAACCTTCTCCCTGGGATTCGGGAAAAAGCTCTTGAGCTACAAAAAAGGGGAAACCGAATATGCAGTGTCCCTCGTACCCCTTGGGGGATACGTAAAGCTTTTAGGTGAATCCCCTGATGATGAAGTAAAGGAAGAAGAAATCCACAGATCCTATGCACATAAACCACCCCTTGTAAAAATTCTCATTGCATTTACGGGTCCGCTCTTTAACATACTCTTTGCCTTTGTCCTTTTCTATCTTGTATTTCTAAGTGGATATAGCGTACTTTCCACAAAGGTCGGGGGTGTAGAAAAGGGTTACCCGGCCTATGAGGCAGGTATTAAAGAAGGGGATATTATTACCCGTATAGAAGGGAAAGGCATAGAAGAATGGGGGGATCTCATGGGGGCAATGGCAGAGGCCCCATACCGTCCCCTGAAGTTCACCGTCAAAAGAGGCAACACATCTATAGATGTAATGGTGATGCCAAAAGAGATTGAAAGTAAGAATATCTTTGGCGAAACCATAAAACGAAAGGTCATAGGCGTTATTGCCTCAAATGATTTTTTCACAAAGAAAGAAACCCTTGCAGGGGCTACTTCGAAGGCGTTTTACCAGACCTATAATCTTTCAAGGATAACAATAGTCGGGATTGTAAAGTTGATAGAGGGCAGTATCTCACCAAAAAATATCGGTGGCCCCCTATTAATTTTAGAGATGGCAGGGAAACAGGCAAAGGAGGGCAAAAAGAACCTTATATACTTTATCGCCCTCATCAGCATCAACCTTGGAATTATTAATCTTTTCCCAATCCCCATCCTTGATGGAGGGCATATACTATTTCACGTGATAGAGATTGTCACAAGAAGAAGAATGTCTGAGAAGTGGGTAGATATTTCACAGAAGATTGGCATGGGGATTCTCGTCGCCCTCATGGTACTTGCATTTTTTAACGATATAATGAGAATGTTTTATGGAAAATAG
- a CDS encoding phosphatidate cytidylyltransferase, with translation MEELKKRVLAAIFLAPLIAFLFYFLPHKWFFVFLSLVSLIAMFELVVMADIRESYLVLFLAMISLIPLYQKSLNTYLLWILFSPVIFMFIKFLRGEGRYENINRDTIRGINTMLLCEVFILLPIFYLYLLKEIGRYFPLILLLALWASDTCAYFLGSTFGKRLLVPRISPHKTYEGLFGAIMGSTIVIMLSSKLLGMGILESLIIGVAIGILAQMGDIFESIGKRVCEVKDSSILIPGHGGILDRIDSFIFTTPFLYHYLSGIKG, from the coding sequence GTGGAAGAACTTAAGAAAAGGGTGTTAGCTGCTATATTTTTGGCCCCTCTGATAGCATTTCTGTTTTATTTTTTGCCACATAAGTGGTTCTTTGTATTTCTGTCCCTTGTTTCACTAATTGCCATGTTTGAGCTTGTAGTGATGGCTGACATAAGAGAGTCATACCTGGTGCTATTTCTTGCAATGATTTCCCTTATCCCCCTTTATCAAAAATCTCTTAACACCTATCTTCTGTGGATCCTTTTTTCTCCTGTGATTTTTATGTTTATAAAATTTTTGAGAGGAGAAGGCAGATACGAAAACATTAATAGAGACACTATAAGGGGCATAAATACCATGCTTTTGTGTGAGGTATTCATACTCCTCCCCATATTCTACCTTTACCTGTTGAAAGAGATAGGCAGGTATTTTCCGCTGATTCTTCTTCTCGCCCTGTGGGCGAGCGACACATGTGCGTACTTTCTGGGAAGCACCTTCGGAAAAAGGCTTCTTGTCCCGCGTATCAGCCCTCACAAAACCTATGAAGGCCTGTTTGGAGCAATAATGGGAAGTACGATCGTTATTATGCTATCAAGCAAGTTGCTGGGCATGGGCATTCTGGAATCATTGATTATAGGTGTTGCCATCGGGATACTTGCACAGATGGGGGATATATTTGAATCCATTGGTAAAAGGGTGTGCGAAGTAAAGGACTCCTCAATCCTTATACCTGGCCATGGAGGCATTCTCGATAGAATAGACAGCTTTATCTTTACGACACCATTCTTATACCACTATCTATCAGGCATAAAAGGATGA